Genomic DNA from Gimesia aquarii:
AGATTGCCGGCTTGATCAAATCCGAAAACGAACGTCTTCAGAAAGCAGGGGGGAAGGATTTTAAACTCCCTGCGAAACCAGAATCTTCTTATTCCAAAGCAGCTCAAAAACAATTAAAAGAATTCCGAGATAAAGTCGCTACCCTGAAAAAAGAACGCCCCGAAGTTTCTACTGCGTTGGGGGCGGCGGAACGAGAAATTGTCGATGTTCCCATTCATATTCGAGGCAGCCATTTGACATTAGGAGAAATGGTGCCACGGCAGGTTCCCGTGGTTTTGAACCAGCAGTCGTCAGATCCATTTCCAAAGGATCAAAGTGGTCGACTGAAGTTCGCTGAATGGCTTGTAAATCGTGACCACCCTCTGACATCACGAGTGATCGTGAATCGAATCTGGCGCTGGCACTTTGGAAAAGGAATCGTGGCCACACCAGACAACTTTGGAAAATTAGGGGCCAAGCCGACCAATCAGCCTTTACTGGATTGGTTGGCAACCAACTTGATGGAGCAGGGGTGGTCGCTCAAAAAATTACATCGCATGATTTTACTTTCGAATACCTGGCAGATGAGTAACAAGTGGAACGAACAAGCCGCCTCCGTTGATCCTGATAATGATTTGATGTGGCGCGCCGACCTGCGTCGTTTGGACGCAGAATCTATTCGAGATTCGATTCTACTTGTGAGCGGAGGACTAGACCTGAAGATGGGCGGTTCATTACTCAACGTGAATAACCGCGAATTTGTCTTCAACCATGAATCAAAGGATGGTGTGACATACGATTTTAACAGGCGCTCGATTTATCTGCCTGTGATCCGTAACCATTTGTTTGGGATGTTTATGTTGTTTGATTACTCAGATGCGAGTGTATTAAATGGCGATCGTGCTTCCACTACTGTCGCGCCGCAGGCGCTGTTCCTCTTGAATAGTCATCTTGTGGAAGATGCTTCTGAACGTATGGCAGATTCTATTTTGTCTCTTACTTCACAATCGCCAGAGCAGAAAATTCAACAGCTCTTTTTAAAATCGTATGGCCGCTTACCATCTGAACTTGAAGTCAACAGATCACTGGAGTTCCTGGATGAAGTGGAAAACGATTTACAATCAGAAGAAGCAGATTCTGTGAAGCGTATCCATCGTGCCTGGCAGGTACTCTGCCAGTCTTTTTTTGCATCAAGTGAGTTTATTTATCTCAAATAATTTGTTTGAGAGATTCGAGTTATCCTTAACGCTATGACCATACAGCCAATCAATACCAACTGAGACCTGCCATGAGTATTCTACCTCAAACACTTTATTCTCGACGCGAACTGCTAAAAAAATCAGCAGTTGGATTTGGGAATCTTGCCTTATTGTCGATGTTAAACGATGAAACGCAGGCGGCTTCTTCCAAAGATCCACTAGCGCCCAAAGAGCCTCATTTTACACCCCGGGCCAAGCGGGTGATCTTTCTGTTCATGAAGGGAGGCCCATCCCACATGGACACATTCGACTATAAGCCTGAACTTCAAAAGTACGACGGGAAACCATTACCTTTTGATAAACCACGTGTGCAGTTTGCACCGACTGGAAACTTATTAAAATCGCCTTGGAAATTTAAGCAATATGGCGAGAGCGGAATTCATGTGAGTGAATTATTTCCGAATGTAGCCGAGTGTGTTGACGATCTTTGTATTATCAACTCGCTTCATGGAACGAACGCCGCGCATGGGGGGGCTTTACTTAAACTTCATACCGGCAGTGATGCATTTGTGCGTCCCAGTATGGGGTCATGGGTGACTTATGGTTTAGGAACTGAAAATCAAAATCTTCCAGGCTTCATTACAATTTGTCCTACTTTGGCCCATGGTGGCGTCAAGAATTGGAGCTCCGCTTTTTTACCGGCGCCTTATCAGGGAACGCCTCTGGGGAATGCAGCCGTAGCTGCCGAACAGGCGCAGATAGAATATATCAAAAATAGTTTTCTTTCTCGTAAGGTCCAACGCAAGCAGCTTGATTTTCTAAACGATTTGAACCGTCAACATCATCAGCAGACCGGTCCCAATCAGGTTTTGGAAGATCGGATTGGTTCTTTTGAATTAGCATTCCGTATGCAGGAAGAAGTTCCTCAAGTTCAGGATATCTCTGGAGAAACAGAAGCCACTCGAAAGATGTATGGGCTGGATGAAGAAAAGACGGCTGATTTTGGTCGTCAGTGTCTTATGGCACGCCGTTTTGCGGAGCGGGGAGTTCGTTTTATTCAGGTATCACACAGTGACCAGAAAGTTCAATGGGATCAACATGGTAATTTACTGGAAGGTCATGGGAAAAATGCCAAAGAAGTTGATAAACCCATCGCGGGTTTACTGAAAGATCTGAAACAGCGCGGCTTATTGAAAGATACTTTGGTCATCTGGGGAGGAGAATTTGGACGAACCCCCACTGCACAGGGAAAGAATGGTCGTGACCATAATCCGGAAGGATTTACGATGTGGCTGGCAGGAGGGGGAGTCAAATCTGGCTTCCAGTATGGCGCGACCGATGAGTTTGGCTACTATGCTGTCAAAGATAAGATGCACATTCATGATTTCCATGCCACTCTTTTGCATCTTTTGGGTATGGACCATAAAAAGCTGACCTATCGTTATGCGGGACGAGACTTCCGCCTCACAGATGTCGCCGGTCATGTAGCACACGGCATTCTTGCATAACTGTTTGGTGTGAGTGACACTGATTCATTCATGATAAAGACCCTCTTTTGGAAAAATGAGGGTTT
This window encodes:
- a CDS encoding DUF1501 domain-containing protein; the protein is MSILPQTLYSRRELLKKSAVGFGNLALLSMLNDETQAASSKDPLAPKEPHFTPRAKRVIFLFMKGGPSHMDTFDYKPELQKYDGKPLPFDKPRVQFAPTGNLLKSPWKFKQYGESGIHVSELFPNVAECVDDLCIINSLHGTNAAHGGALLKLHTGSDAFVRPSMGSWVTYGLGTENQNLPGFITICPTLAHGGVKNWSSAFLPAPYQGTPLGNAAVAAEQAQIEYIKNSFLSRKVQRKQLDFLNDLNRQHHQQTGPNQVLEDRIGSFELAFRMQEEVPQVQDISGETEATRKMYGLDEEKTADFGRQCLMARRFAERGVRFIQVSHSDQKVQWDQHGNLLEGHGKNAKEVDKPIAGLLKDLKQRGLLKDTLVIWGGEFGRTPTAQGKNGRDHNPEGFTMWLAGGGVKSGFQYGATDEFGYYAVKDKMHIHDFHATLLHLLGMDHKKLTYRYAGRDFRLTDVAGHVAHGILA